In the Candidatus Zixiibacteriota bacterium genome, GCATGGATGAATGCCTGGAGGGTCTTCCGCGCCAGATCGAGATCATTTCGGAGATTGCGGGTCAGCTGGGACACGTCGACATTGCTGTAGCGGTAGAAGCAGGAGCTATTGTACTCGACAATTCCCATCATACCGGCGCCGGACTCCCCCGCCGGCAGGAGATCGTCGACGGCAGTAAAGAAGTCCATCTCCATGCTAAGCCGGTTGGTTGAAATGGCATGTGCCACCTGTGAGGCAGCATCAATGTTCTGTGCTGGTTTCTCTGCCATCATGCGACCAAAAAGGGCAATATCGCTAGAACAGCAATCGGTCAACTCCTTCTCAATTCCCTTGCAGTGCTTTGAAAATGCCTTGTCGGCATCGGCGAGAAAGTCATTCCAATGCGGGCGAATCCTATCCGCAAGAGCAGCCAGTTCCCTGGCGCTGAGATAGAGCGGCACCGAAGTCTGCTGGGCACTCTTGCTGTCCATCTTACAGTAAACATTTTCGATTAGTGATGAAACTGCTTCGTCGGAAGATTTGTCCGGGTCTGGCGGGAGTTCTAATAGTCTCTTGAGCTGGGCGTGAAGTCGCTTAGTACGAATTGAAGTGCTTCCACCCAGTCGCGAGCGAAAGTCTTCTGAGAGGCGGACAGATCTCTTGAGACATTGCGACGAGATCCGCGCGCGGCGGTGACCACCGAATTCACAGTCTTTGGGCGAATTTGTGTCATCACGATTCAGACTTGCGGGCGGGAAGTTCTGCAGGATGTGAAGTTCTACTATCATATTATTCTCCTTTTGATTGATCATTGATGTTCTCATCGGTGTTCCGGGTATTGTCGTTCCAGAAGCTGTTCGCCCACCGCCTCTGAACAAACTTCTCGGGGTGACTCCAGTTAATGATGTCACTGTACAAGTCATCCCAATTGACCGCAATGCCGTACGATCTAAGGAGGTTGACGGCCTGTCGCAGATGATGAGGAAGCGAGTCAAATGGTGCATTGAGCATAGCACGAAAGCGCAGTTCGATACTGTCGCGTTCGCCGGAGGCCTTGAACAGTCTTTTCATGTGATCGCCGATATTGCCGATATCAGTCGATTCGGGGTAGATAGCGAACAACGCA is a window encoding:
- the cas7e gene encoding type I-E CRISPR-associated protein Cas7/Cse4/CasC, whose protein sequence is MINQKENNMIVELHILQNFPPASLNRDDTNSPKDCEFGGHRRARISSQCLKRSVRLSEDFRSRLGGSTSIRTKRLHAQLKRLLELPPDPDKSSDEAVSSLIENVYCKMDSKSAQQTSVPLYLSARELAALADRIRPHWNDFLADADKAFSKHCKGIEKELTDCCSSDIALFGRMMAEKPAQNIDAASQVAHAISTNRLSMEMDFFTAVDDLLPAGESGAGMMGIVEYNSSCFYRYSNVDVSQLTRNLRNDLDLARKTLQAFIHASITAIPSGKQTSTAARTMPSFILGVVRTDASAWSLANAFVKPIAPSRANNEDIVEGSIIALGKYWSALTDAFGAEGVATKVACSIGYQCPENLADAAVPSVNRFVDRIVAAVEIEEVVS
- the casB gene encoding type I-E CRISPR-associated protein Cse2/CasB; its protein translation is MNSDQRSGLITYLKELAKKEDRGALAQLRRGLGKPPGLSIEMMPYVTPFIPRDARPSHARAAFTVAALFAIYPESTDIGNIGDHMKRLFKASGERDSIELRFRAMLNAPFDSLPHHLRQAVNLLRSYGIAVNWDDLYSDIINWSHPEKFVQRRWANSFWNDNTRNTDENINDQSKGE